The following DNA comes from Augochlora pura isolate Apur16 chromosome 6, APUR_v2.2.1, whole genome shotgun sequence.
CACAAAAATGACGCGAAAATGATTCTCCTACCTCGAACTGCCAGTGTGCTGCCTGCAGCAACTGTTTTGCTTGCTCTCTAGCACAACCTGCGGCCAACACGAACTGATTGATCATCACTTGCTCGCGTAGGGCGTCCATTTTTTCGTCTGGATTTTCGAGGAAAAGGGAAAATGCCGGAAGAAACTGGACACAAGCGAGGCACGAGCACGGCACAGCGGTTCGTGTCACCGAGCTTCTACTTCGCCTCGAGTTTCCGTTTAGACGCGAGCGCGGCTTACGAGCGGCGACCAGCCTCTTGTTTTCAAAACTAAACTCATCGCAGATCGCAGGCGGCTCGGCGGCTGACGGGCATCGCGGGTAGTCGCGGGTTGCGGAACGTGAGAGGCGAGGAGACTGTGACGTCACTAGCAGCTATTCGCCAGCGAATGTGCTGCCTCCCCTATGTTTGGGGACCTTCTACACGCCGTGCCCACTCCCCGCTCCGATTGTTTATTTTCGAGCACAATAAACAATGCGACATTTTGCAGATCAATGAACGACCAACAGAGCTCAGAGCGCGAGCTGCTCGATTTTCGAGCGGCTCCGGGTTCGCGCTGTGCGGTAAAGGCTTTTCCGCAAATCTCGCTCGCCTTGTGAGCTATTTTCACACAGGAATAGATAACATGATTTCGTATTTCGTTTGCTGGGAATACCTATTAGGTCACCCACCTCTGTTCGAGAAACATCGTTTTCGTAATCTATTAGAGGCCGCGTTCAAAGTGTACAAGTTTGCAAGCCTGCATGGAGATCCGGCTTCCGCGGTAACGCGGTCGCCATCTTGCCGATCGTAGGTAACGTTAACATGTGAtctctattattctataaagTTAACGTTGTAAATACTCATTTGCATGAATTAATGTACAAAACTGTTGCCGTACGTGTAGCATCACCAAGTATATAATTAGCAGAAATATATGCTGAGCTGtccgtgaaaataattacacttcATAATGTATTTCTGTAGTACGTTTCATTAGTACTATATCCACCATTTAAATGTTTGCGCCGTAcacatttattgtttttaaataatatacagctCTTGTagcagaaatgaaatatacaggATATTCGCTTCTTGCTAACCAGCCTAGTTTTCGTAAACAATCGGTAACAGTGAACGCTACACGAAACGGTAACAAAGCTATAGAGCCCCTAGAACTGAGACACAAAAGCCCACGAGATGCAGTGTCCGTTACTTGTTGCAAGGCCAACTAAATAATTGTGCCATTAGCatgataaaatcaaattaaagaaatataattatagaaactgGACCGATTAAAAGCGAtgtcaatattttaaagttttcGAATGGAAAagatacagtaaaaattgttttgatgtcaatttttttattaatagttttgTGAGacattaatgttattttataaaataatttcctatcACAGGACTATAATAGCGGCCTCTTATATGCCCATAACTGATCATGATCGTACATAGTATGAATTTTTTCGTACatatacttaaaaaaatataagagatTGTCGTATTGACCTCTGTATCTCTGGTCCATTTCAGGTAATTCTTCTCTAATCGATCTTATAACAGAATTCTCCATATCAGCATATCCATCTATAATACCATATGCACACGTGTGCAATTCTACCAGAAACTGATGAATTGCTTCAATTGTAGCTAAATACCACCTTGGACTCTTCTTTTGATGACGCCAGAACTGTGATATCCTTGATTTCAATATGACACACTGTAAGtctacaaatatatattgctTAAGATTTCTTTGTTTCCTAGTATTGCAGGTCCAATGTGAGAGGAATATTACCAATAtacaaagaataataatattgtttatcgtACCTCTCAATCTTTGGTCTTTGTAAATAGCTTTTGTTTGATGCCACGTGCTGTCAATAAAAACAGCTCTTTTCACAGGAAATGCATTTCTAGTcctctttattattatctgaTCACCTTGTTTTACCTCGTGTTCAAAAAGTGATTCAATTGTTTTGCCAGTTTGGCTAGGAAAAATTAAGACAGTCTAAGGGATGATATTATACAGACCAAGTTATAATATCTGAAGAAGTTGCGTGATTAATAGCCAATATGTTATTATGTAACATAGTAAAGCATACCtctttcttattaattatctcTGGAAAGTCAgggtatataaaaatgttaacatcTTCTGGAGCGAGCACAGCTGCATGAATTGCGGTGCTTTTACCGTCAATCTCGCGGGCATGTTTAATGATGTCGATCTTAATTGGTAACTAaaacatgtatatataatgtatatattattctgtttacGGTACAGTAAATATACAAGTTACGATACCTTTACTTTTGGAAAATACATCTCATTGATAACCGGCAAGCGGCACGAGTAGCAAAAGAACTTTCGTGATTTGTAACAACGGCTACATATTTCTCTACCTTCTATTGAGTCTAAAACGTGCGCATCGGCAATTGTTAAATGACGAAACGGTGCTCTATCTATTATACTTTGTTCTTTTTCCAGCTTCGAGAGATCTCTGGTATaatcgtttattatatttggtttcgccatatttttaattgcatggGAGTTTCTAATTAAGCTTGCGTGTAATAATCCTACCTAATAATGCTTTTTCCATACTATCAAGATAATCTGAATAGCCGATAAGTTATCTTTATCGCACACATTATGAATgtatgaaaatacaattactaATTTTACTGCCTAATccatttatttaagaaattactatgtattattttgattgATAAGTACACAGACGATTTGGGGTACATATCACCATAGACGAGGTATCACAGTAGACCAACCACTGTATCGAGTTTTGTGTCACCATAGACTCAGGATCTGTGCAGACGATACATGTAATACATTTTCTGCCACGAAATCTGAATTGCCGACACTGTAAAAAATGTGCGACAACGAAGTATACCTCGTCCGTGATAACACATTGGGTGTCAAAAGTCTACTCTTTATATCGCGATTGTGCTCCTATACCACATCTGTAGCGTTAGGTCTCATTtaatttcacggttttattGCAAGATGGCGAAACTATTCGTTTTTTCGCGCGATATTTGTAGAtctttaaagatatttttatcattataaaattctttgttcCATTTCGCATTACCGTAAAACTGTTGACTAAACAGTTTACCAATAACAAAATGACTTATTTAAACTTTGGAATATCTTGCATTATTTGTGaaggaattttgaaaaatgcattttttatcgatcgttaatttatataatgaaattacgTTGGAGGTGCAAGGATATATTGAACAAAACTGTGTGGAATCTGTATTATTTTAGGATGTTCTCCGCTggattcaataaaaattttcaaggtATCTAGCAAGACTAGAATAGAATCAGCTAACAATTGGTATTAATGATAtccaaaatatatttgcatccaattcaaatttctattcatcgattatacaatttaaatactcatctaaacaattttagaattcaagaaatatatctatatattttctctatatttttttctaagaTTCTCAGTTTCCATTCCGACGACAACAATTTCgataagaaaatgaaatctcattaaaatttcgttcgattatACATTCGACTGGCCGCTCAAAAGCTAATATGATTCCGGACCAGCCAATTCATAGGAAAGGTCCAGCATCAAAGTGTTCGTTTCTGTTTGATCGTACGCGGCACGGCCGTCCCCTAAGAAAATGTTCGATGTCAACAATGATTGGACATATTGGCAGGTAAATTACCAGCAAATTAGATTGCCGAGTTTTGTTGAGGCTTCCGTAAGCGAATCGAGAAACCTAGCAAGAGTCGGCTACTCTCAGAACTTTATCGACCTCCGGCAAGGTGAGTGCTACGGTGCCACTCGAATATTCGACAGAATTCAGCAGAAAGCCTGTGACACGTGTGCCGAGATCCCGTTTTTGAAGTTCCACCCACCTCGAAACTCTACGGGTAAGTACCAACCCTTGATACGCTCCTCGGAAAACTTTACGGTAACTGGAAACTGTTCGGAGGTCCGACTGCTGCTTGTCTAATTtccgaataataaataaatcgatcgcAGAAAAGACGAGACCTGTGAAAAtgtaattcgaatttttaggAGATTTTTTGATTAGTTGCCACTCGAGCCAATTAATTGACTCACCTAAACAGCTACATAACGTATTGTACTAAATGCATGTAATATAATAGAGGCGATAATCGGCGAAAACTTCAAATACGTAGATGGGAAAagttttcgtattttatttatgataaatatgtgttgcaaattatttgtatCGCTTTGTGTTTTTCCTTTGTTGTACAAGGCGGCTGTCGACGTTGTCAGTAGCGATTCCATTCGATAGATTATGGAATTATTTGTTCagatttagaaattaattagcttAGACTCTGAGAGATGCgatagaattgaataaaaaactgtcaatttattgcaataatattgcCTATGcctattttgtaaaatgcCTTAGTCTAATCTTAGACGAAATGCTTGGTTCGAAATTCGGCTCgctaaattacattttaatacgtttaaaTAGATTTCTGCTCGGTCCCGTCCACCGATTGTAGTTTAATTAATCCGTATCACGTAATATGAATGTCACAAGGGTTAGTGCGTTGCACAGTTTTGCTACAATGACGTATCTGCTTTGCTCGAACATTAATTGAACGCATAATAAAGCAAGCTTTCA
Coding sequences within:
- the LOC144470937 gene encoding tRNA-uridine aminocarboxypropyltransferase 1 encodes the protein MAKPNIINDYTRDLSKLEKEQSIIDRAPFRHLTIADAHVLDSIEGREICSRCYKSRKFFCYSCRLPVINEMYFPKVKLPIKIDIIKHAREIDGKSTAIHAAVLAPEDVNIFIYPDFPEIINKKETVLIFPSQTGKTIESLFEHEVKQGDQIIIKRTRNAFPVKRAVFIDSTWHQTKAIYKDQRLRDLQCVILKSRISQFWRHQKKSPRWYLATIEAIHQFLVELHTCAYGIIDGYADMENSVIRSIREELPEMDQRYRGQYDNLLYFFKYMYEKIHTMYDHDQLWAYKRPLL